A genomic window from Elaeis guineensis isolate ETL-2024a chromosome 3, EG11, whole genome shotgun sequence includes:
- the LOC105034092 gene encoding uncharacterized protein: MASRLRNTSRYSPRPRSLLNPNPPKTLTLLQNPNLSSENLDEIVSDLERGIPNPLLHSPSNLPPSVVLDVLSKCSRRSPALGQRFVDLLARRSDLRLSSESLSAMIHICIRNQRTSDAQSLILRMVRRRGTSRSEIVDALRSTYGGFGSNPSVFDLLIRTYVQARKLREASEAFRVLHARKQSVPVNACNSLLAGLVRVGWVDMAFEIYKEVVGMGTELNVYTLNIMVNAFCKDGRSDDAALFLSDMEKKGIFADIVTYNTLIDAWCRNGRLEEALELLNSMVGKGLKPDVRTYNAVLNGFCKNGKYKRAQELLGEMVASGLVLNASTFNIFLGRFCKEGNVKEAVRFYNEMLHRGLVPDMVSFSSMMGLFAKKGDMNRALEYFKEMKTAGLVPDNVIYTMLISGFCKIGLISKALKMRDEMVDHGCMPDVVTYNTILNGMCKEQRLPEADELFSEMMERGVSPDYCSFTTLIHGYCKNGCIEKALNLFDTMLERNLKPDIVTYNTLFDGFCKEGDVEKANELWDDMCNREILPNHITYSILIDYHCSKGQIEKAFGFWDEMTEKRILPNIVTYNSIIKGYCRLGNASKAEEFLQRMIQERIFPDRITYNTLIHGFVKEERMQEAFGLLNKMDDEGVLPDVITYNVIISGFCEQGKMQEADWVFKRMTNRGIQPDKSTYTTLINGFVAADNLKDAFRLHDEMLQRGFVPDDKF; the protein is encoded by the coding sequence ATGGCGTCGCGTTTGAGGAACACCAGCAGGTATTCTCCCCGCCCCCGCTCCCTCCTGAACCCTAACCCTCCCAAAACCCTAACCCTCCTCCAAAACCCTAACCTTAGCTCAGAGAACCTAGACGAGATCGTCTCCGACCTCGAGCGCGGAATTCCCAATCCTCTCCTCCATTCCCCTTCCAATCTCCCCCCCTCGGTCGTCCTCGACGTCCTTTCCAAATGCAGCCGAAGAAGCCCGGCATTAGGCCAGAGATTCGTCGATCTCTTGGCCCGGAGATCCGATCTCAGGCTCTCCTCGGAGTCTCTCAGTGCGATGATCCATATTTGTATCCGGAACCAGAGGACATCCGACGCCCAGTCCCTGATACTCCGGATGGTCCGGCGGAGGGGCACCTCGAGGTCGGAGATTGTTGATGCTTTGCGCTCCACCTACGGTGGTTTCGGCTCGAATCCATCTGTGTTCGACCTCTTAATCCGCACTTACGTGCAGGCGAGGAAGCTAAGGGAGGCCTCGGAGGCGTTCCGGGTCTTGCATGCGAGGAAGCAATCCGTCCCGGTCAATGCATGCAATAGCCTCCTTGCCGGCTTGGTTCGGGTGGGTTGGGTCGACATGGCGTTTGAGATCTATAAAGAGGTCGTCGGAATGGGGACCGAACTGAATGTCTACACTTTGAATATCATGGTGAACGCCTTCTGCAAGGATGGGAGGTCTGACGATGCCGCCTTGTTCTTGTCAGATATGGAGAAAAAGGGAATTTTTGCGGATATTGTGACCTACAATACTTTGATCGATGCATGGTGTCGCAATGGGCGTCTGGAAGAAGCCTTGGAGTTGCTGAATTCAATGGTTGGAAAGGGATTGAAGCCTGATGTTCGGACTTATAATGCTGTTCTGAATGGGTTCTGTAAGAATGGGAAGTACAAGAGAGCGCAGGAGTTGCTTGGAGAAATGGTGGCCAGTGGATTGGTGCTGAATGCCTCTACTTTTAACATTTTTCTGGGTAGGTTTTGTAAAGAAGGGAATGTGAAGGAAGCAGTAAGGTTTTATAATGAAATGTTGCATCGTGGGCTTGTTCCTGATATGGTTAGCTTTAGCTCTATGATGGGCTTGTTTGCTAAGAAAGGGGATATGAATAGGGCACTAGAGTATTTTAAAGAGATGAAGACAGCTGGCTTGGTTCCAGATAATGTGATTTATACTATGCTTATTAGTGGTTTTTGCAAGATTGGTTTAATCTCTAAGGCTTTGAAGATGCGGGATGAGATGGTAGATCATGGTTGCATGCCAGATGTGGTCACTTACAATACGATTTTGAATGGGATGTGTAAAGAGCAGAGGCTACCGGAGGCAGATGAGCTGTTCAGTGAAATGATGGAAAGAGGGGTTTCCCCTGATTATTGCAGTTTTACAACTCTTATACATGGATACTGTAAAAATGGGTGCATAGAGAAAGCTTTGAATTTGTTTGATACGATGCTGGAGAGGAATTTGAAACCAGATATTGTTACTTACAATACTTTGTTTGATGGTTTCTGCAAAGAAGGGGATGTGGAGAAGGCTAATGAGTTGTGGGATGATATGTGCAATAGAGAAATTTTGCCCAATCACATTACTTATAGCATTCTAATAGACTACCATTGTAGTAAGGGGCAAATTGAAAAAGCTTTTGGGTTTTGGGATGAAATGACGGAAAAAAGAATTTTGCCTAATATTGTGACTTATAACTCAATTATCAAAGGTTACTGTCGGTTGGGCAATGCATCAAAAGCTGAAGAGTTTTTACAAAGGATGATTCAAGAAAGGATCTTTCCTGATAGGATAACATACAACACTCTCATTCACGGGTTTGTGAAAGAAGAAAGGATGCAGGAGGCTTTTGGTTTGCTTAACAAGATGGATGATGAAGGGGTGCTACCTGATGTGATCACATACAATGTGATCATAAGTGGTTTTTGTGAACAAGGGAAGATGCAAGAAGCTGATTGGGTCTTCAAGAGAATGACCAACAGAGGAATTCAACCTGATAAATCTACATATACAACATTAATAAATGGCTTTGTGGCCGCTGATAATTTGAAGGATGCATTTCGGCTTCATGATGAAATGCTGCAGAGAGGATTTGTGCCTGATGATAAGTTCTGA